One segment of Rosa chinensis cultivar Old Blush chromosome 6, RchiOBHm-V2, whole genome shotgun sequence DNA contains the following:
- the LOC112168743 gene encoding dynamin-related protein 3A isoform X1, translated as MGEAGDSLPTKPTTSSVTIGSSLIPIINKMQDILAPVASGSELSKISLPQVAVVGSQSSGKSSVLEALVGRDFLPRGCDICTRRPLVLMLENRPPNPAQDAAQTEWGEFRHLPGKRFYDFTSIRREIQAETEREAGLNKGVSDKQIRLKITSPNVLNMTLVDLPGITKVPVGDQPSDIESRIRKMIMGHIRQENCIILAVTPANADLATSDALQLAREADPTGFRTIGVITKLDIMDRGTDASKFLLGKVVPLKLGYIGVVNRCQEDINKNRSIAAALAYEDKFFRNNPVYSSLSDSCGIPQLARKLNQILEHHIRIVLPGLKAELNSQMNAIYKELQTYGKVMESKTDLGATLLNILSKYCEAFTAMLDGKNPEMLTKELSGGARIQYIFQSIFVKSLQEVDPCDDVTDNDIRTAIQNASGTRDALFVPEVPFEVLVKREIARLLDPSLQCLRFVYEELVKISRTCEVTELQRFPVLRMRLDEVMVNFLRDGAQPAERMIENLIEMEADYINTSHPNFLGGNRAAEIAMHELKSPQYSDGLTSLKGALQGSPSQLNNNKPVSGGSTKTWLPFFGNRTSSEGSPDSRSFGDQNHSQSMPSVIQLREPPSILRPIEVTEHKAVEIVITKLLLRSYYDIVRKNIQDLVPKAIMHFLVNLTKRSLHRTFIQKFYRENLFEELLQEHDAFVLKRKHIQELLPVLEQSLQTLEKVEFDVSCRTSSFGTDASTELPRITRISPPHQQYLTTSGEMSQSRYHSSSRSFVTNTTA; from the exons ATGGGCGAGGCAGGGGACTCTCTTCCTACGAAGCCGACGACTAGTTCAGTGACGATCGGCTCGTCGCTGATTCCGATAATCAACAAGATGCAGGACATTCTGGCTCCCGTAGCCTCAGGCAGCGAATTGTCCAAGATTTCGCTGCCGCAAGTTGCTGTCGTGGGAAGCCAAAGCAGCGGTAAATCCAGCGTCCTCGAGGCCCTCGTCGGCCGTGACTTCCTCCCTCGCGGCTGCGATATTTGCACTCGTAGACCTCTCGTCTTGATGCTCGAGAATCGCCCGCCCAATCCCGCCCAAGATGCCGCCCAAACCGAGTGGGGCGAGTTTCGGCATTTGCCTGGAAAGCGCTTCTACGACTTCACCAGCATTCGCCGAGAGATTCAG GCTGAGACTGAAAGAGAGGCAGGATTGAACAAAGGAGTTTCGGATAAACAAATTCGGCTTAAGATTACCTCTCCGAATGTCCTTAATATGACTCTTGTTGATTTGCCTGGCATCACTAAGGTTCCTGTGGGAGATCAACCTAGTGACATAGAATCAAGGATCAGGAAGATGATAATGGGACATATTAGGCAAGAAAATTGCATTATATTGGCAGTTACTCCTGCCAACGCTGATTTAGCCACCTCTGATGCACTTCAACTCGCTAGAGAAGCTGACCCTACCG GTTTTCGTACCATTGGTGTCATCACCAAG CTGGATATAATGGACAGGGGCACCGATGCCAGCAAATTTTTGCTCGGGAAAGTTGTTCCCCTTAAGCTTGGTTATATTGGTGTTGTCAACCGTTGTCAGGAG GACATTAATAAAAACCGTAGCATTGCTGCAGCACTTGCTTATGAGGATAAATTCTTCCGCAATAATCCA GTATATAGCAGTCTCTCTGATAGTTGCGGCATTCCCCAGTTAGCAAGGAAACTGAATCAG ATTCTGGAGCACCATATCAGGATTGTTCTCCCTGGTTTGAAGGCTGAGTTGAATTCTCAGATGAATGCTATCTATAAGGAACTACAAACTTATGGAAAAGTTATGGAATCCAAA ACAGATCTGGGAGCAACTTTGTTGAACATTTTGTCAAAATACTGTGAAG CTTTTACTGCCATGTTGGATGGAAAAAATCCAGAGATGTTAACTAAAGAATTGTCAGGTGGAGCCAGGATCCAGTACATTTTCCAGTCAATTTTTGTAAAGAGCTTGCAG GAAGTAGATCCCTGTGACGATGTAACTGATAATGATATTCGAACCGCCATTCAAAATGCATCTGGTACAAGAGATGCTTTGTTTGTGCCCGAG GTCCCATTTGAAGTTTTAGTTAAAAGAGAGATTGCACGCTTGCTAGACCCAAGCCTTCAGTGTCTTCGTTTTGTTTATGAGGAACTGGTTAAG ATTAGCCGCACTTGTGAGGTTACTGAGTTGCAAAGGTTTCCAGTATTGAGAATGCGTTTGGATGAAGTCATGGTAAACTTTTTGCGTGATGGTGCACAGCCTGCTGAGAGAATGATAGAAAATCTTATTGAGATGGAG GCAGATTATATAAACACTTCGCACCCAAATTTTTTAGGTGGGAACAGAGCTGCTGAGATTGCTATGCATGAGTTGAAATCACCACAG TATTCAGATGGCCTGACTTCTTTGAAGGGTGCCTTACAGGGAAGTCCTTCACAGCTGAATAACAATAAACCCGTATCTG GAGGTTCCACAAAGACTTGGCTTCCATTTTTTGGGAATCGGACATCATCTGAAGGCTCCCCGGATAGCAGATCTTTCGGTGATCAAAACCATTCACAATCGATGCCCTCTGTAATCCAATTGAGAGAG CCCCCATCCATCTTAAGGCCAATTGAAGTGACAGAGCATAAAGCAGTGGAAATTGTCATAACCAAATTACTCTTGCGGTCATATTATGACATTGTCAGAAAAAACATTCAAGATCTTGTTCCAAAAGCAATTATGCACTTTCTG GTCAATCTTACAAAACGGAGCCTTCATCGAACCTTCATTCAAAAGTTCTACAG AGAGAACCTGTTTGAAGAACTGTTGCAGGAGCATGATGCATTTGtattgaaaagaaaacatatCCAAGAATTGCTCCCAGTTTTGGAACAATCTTTGCAG ACACTGGAGAAAGTTGAATTTGATGTCTCATGCCGTACTTCTAGTTTTGGAACTGATGCTTCCACTGAACTTCCAAGAATTACAAGGATTTCACCACCCCATCAACAATACTTAACAACCAGTGGTGAGATGAGTCAATCTAGATACCATTCATCCTCCAGATCATTTGTTACCAACACTACAGCTTGA
- the LOC112168743 gene encoding dynamin-related protein 3A isoform X4, with the protein MGEAGDSLPTKPTTSSVTIGSSLIPIINKMQDILAPVASGSELSKISLPQVAVVGSQSSGKSSVLEALVGRDFLPRGCDICTRRPLVLMLENRPPNPAQDAAQTEWGEFRHLPGKRFYDFTSIRREIQAETEREAGLNKGVSDKQIRLKITSPNVLNMTLVDLPGITKVPVGDQPSDIESRIRKMIMGHIRQENCIILAVTPANADLATSDALQLAREADPTGFRTIGVITKLDIMDRGTDASKFLLGKVVPLKLGYIGVVNRCQEDINKNRSIAAALAYEDKFFRNNPVYSSLSDSCGIPQLARKLNQILEHHIRIVLPGLKAELNSQMNAIYKELQTYGKVMESKTDLGATLLNILSKYCEAFTAMLDGKNPEMLTKELSGGARIQYIFQSIFVKSLQEVDPCDDVTDNDIRTAIQNASGTRDALFVPEVPFEVLVKREIARLLDPSLQCLRFVYEELVKISRTCEVTELQRFPVLRMRLDEVMVNFLRDGAQPAERMIENLIEMEADYINTSHPNFLGGNRAAEIAMHELKSPQGSPSQLNNNKPVSGGSTKTWLPFFGNRTSSEGSPDSRSFGDQNHSQSMPSVIQLREPPSILRPIEVTEHKAVEIVITKLLLRSYYDIVRKNIQDLVPKAIMHFLVNLTKRSLHRTFIQKFYRENLFEELLQEHDAFVLKRKHIQELLPVLEQSLQTLEKVEFDVSCRTSSFGTDASTELPRITRISPPHQQYLTTSGEMSQSRYHSSSRSFVTNTTA; encoded by the exons ATGGGCGAGGCAGGGGACTCTCTTCCTACGAAGCCGACGACTAGTTCAGTGACGATCGGCTCGTCGCTGATTCCGATAATCAACAAGATGCAGGACATTCTGGCTCCCGTAGCCTCAGGCAGCGAATTGTCCAAGATTTCGCTGCCGCAAGTTGCTGTCGTGGGAAGCCAAAGCAGCGGTAAATCCAGCGTCCTCGAGGCCCTCGTCGGCCGTGACTTCCTCCCTCGCGGCTGCGATATTTGCACTCGTAGACCTCTCGTCTTGATGCTCGAGAATCGCCCGCCCAATCCCGCCCAAGATGCCGCCCAAACCGAGTGGGGCGAGTTTCGGCATTTGCCTGGAAAGCGCTTCTACGACTTCACCAGCATTCGCCGAGAGATTCAG GCTGAGACTGAAAGAGAGGCAGGATTGAACAAAGGAGTTTCGGATAAACAAATTCGGCTTAAGATTACCTCTCCGAATGTCCTTAATATGACTCTTGTTGATTTGCCTGGCATCACTAAGGTTCCTGTGGGAGATCAACCTAGTGACATAGAATCAAGGATCAGGAAGATGATAATGGGACATATTAGGCAAGAAAATTGCATTATATTGGCAGTTACTCCTGCCAACGCTGATTTAGCCACCTCTGATGCACTTCAACTCGCTAGAGAAGCTGACCCTACCG GTTTTCGTACCATTGGTGTCATCACCAAG CTGGATATAATGGACAGGGGCACCGATGCCAGCAAATTTTTGCTCGGGAAAGTTGTTCCCCTTAAGCTTGGTTATATTGGTGTTGTCAACCGTTGTCAGGAG GACATTAATAAAAACCGTAGCATTGCTGCAGCACTTGCTTATGAGGATAAATTCTTCCGCAATAATCCA GTATATAGCAGTCTCTCTGATAGTTGCGGCATTCCCCAGTTAGCAAGGAAACTGAATCAG ATTCTGGAGCACCATATCAGGATTGTTCTCCCTGGTTTGAAGGCTGAGTTGAATTCTCAGATGAATGCTATCTATAAGGAACTACAAACTTATGGAAAAGTTATGGAATCCAAA ACAGATCTGGGAGCAACTTTGTTGAACATTTTGTCAAAATACTGTGAAG CTTTTACTGCCATGTTGGATGGAAAAAATCCAGAGATGTTAACTAAAGAATTGTCAGGTGGAGCCAGGATCCAGTACATTTTCCAGTCAATTTTTGTAAAGAGCTTGCAG GAAGTAGATCCCTGTGACGATGTAACTGATAATGATATTCGAACCGCCATTCAAAATGCATCTGGTACAAGAGATGCTTTGTTTGTGCCCGAG GTCCCATTTGAAGTTTTAGTTAAAAGAGAGATTGCACGCTTGCTAGACCCAAGCCTTCAGTGTCTTCGTTTTGTTTATGAGGAACTGGTTAAG ATTAGCCGCACTTGTGAGGTTACTGAGTTGCAAAGGTTTCCAGTATTGAGAATGCGTTTGGATGAAGTCATGGTAAACTTTTTGCGTGATGGTGCACAGCCTGCTGAGAGAATGATAGAAAATCTTATTGAGATGGAG GCAGATTATATAAACACTTCGCACCCAAATTTTTTAGGTGGGAACAGAGCTGCTGAGATTGCTATGCATGAGTTGAAATCACCACAG GGAAGTCCTTCACAGCTGAATAACAATAAACCCGTATCTG GAGGTTCCACAAAGACTTGGCTTCCATTTTTTGGGAATCGGACATCATCTGAAGGCTCCCCGGATAGCAGATCTTTCGGTGATCAAAACCATTCACAATCGATGCCCTCTGTAATCCAATTGAGAGAG CCCCCATCCATCTTAAGGCCAATTGAAGTGACAGAGCATAAAGCAGTGGAAATTGTCATAACCAAATTACTCTTGCGGTCATATTATGACATTGTCAGAAAAAACATTCAAGATCTTGTTCCAAAAGCAATTATGCACTTTCTG GTCAATCTTACAAAACGGAGCCTTCATCGAACCTTCATTCAAAAGTTCTACAG AGAGAACCTGTTTGAAGAACTGTTGCAGGAGCATGATGCATTTGtattgaaaagaaaacatatCCAAGAATTGCTCCCAGTTTTGGAACAATCTTTGCAG ACACTGGAGAAAGTTGAATTTGATGTCTCATGCCGTACTTCTAGTTTTGGAACTGATGCTTCCACTGAACTTCCAAGAATTACAAGGATTTCACCACCCCATCAACAATACTTAACAACCAGTGGTGAGATGAGTCAATCTAGATACCATTCATCCTCCAGATCATTTGTTACCAACACTACAGCTTGA
- the LOC112168743 gene encoding dynamin-related protein 3A isoform X2 — MGEAGDSLPTKPTTSSVTIGSSLIPIINKMQDILAPVASGSELSKISLPQVAVVGSQSSGKSSVLEALVGRDFLPRGCDICTRRPLVLMLENRPPNPAQDAAQTEWGEFRHLPGKRFYDFTSIRREIQAETEREAGLNKGVSDKQIRLKITSPNVLNMTLVDLPGITKVPVGDQPSDIESRIRKMIMGHIRQENCIILAVTPANADLATSDALQLAREADPTGFRTIGVITKLDIMDRGTDASKFLLGKVVPLKLGYIGVVNRCQEDINKNRSIAAALAYEDKFFRNNPVYSSLSDSCGIPQLARKLNQILEHHIRIVLPGLKAELNSQMNAIYKELQTYGKVMESKTDLGATLLNILSKYCEAFTAMLDGKNPEMLTKELSGGARIQYIFQSIFVKSLQEVDPCDDVTDNDIRTAIQNASGTRDALFVPEVPFEVLVKREIARLLDPSLQCLRFVYEELVKISRTCEVTELQRFPVLRMRLDEVMVNFLRDGAQPAERMIENLIEMEADYINTSHPNFLGGNRAAEIAMHELKSPQGALQGSPSQLNNNKPVSGGSTKTWLPFFGNRTSSEGSPDSRSFGDQNHSQSMPSVIQLREPPSILRPIEVTEHKAVEIVITKLLLRSYYDIVRKNIQDLVPKAIMHFLVNLTKRSLHRTFIQKFYRENLFEELLQEHDAFVLKRKHIQELLPVLEQSLQTLEKVEFDVSCRTSSFGTDASTELPRITRISPPHQQYLTTSGEMSQSRYHSSSRSFVTNTTA; from the exons ATGGGCGAGGCAGGGGACTCTCTTCCTACGAAGCCGACGACTAGTTCAGTGACGATCGGCTCGTCGCTGATTCCGATAATCAACAAGATGCAGGACATTCTGGCTCCCGTAGCCTCAGGCAGCGAATTGTCCAAGATTTCGCTGCCGCAAGTTGCTGTCGTGGGAAGCCAAAGCAGCGGTAAATCCAGCGTCCTCGAGGCCCTCGTCGGCCGTGACTTCCTCCCTCGCGGCTGCGATATTTGCACTCGTAGACCTCTCGTCTTGATGCTCGAGAATCGCCCGCCCAATCCCGCCCAAGATGCCGCCCAAACCGAGTGGGGCGAGTTTCGGCATTTGCCTGGAAAGCGCTTCTACGACTTCACCAGCATTCGCCGAGAGATTCAG GCTGAGACTGAAAGAGAGGCAGGATTGAACAAAGGAGTTTCGGATAAACAAATTCGGCTTAAGATTACCTCTCCGAATGTCCTTAATATGACTCTTGTTGATTTGCCTGGCATCACTAAGGTTCCTGTGGGAGATCAACCTAGTGACATAGAATCAAGGATCAGGAAGATGATAATGGGACATATTAGGCAAGAAAATTGCATTATATTGGCAGTTACTCCTGCCAACGCTGATTTAGCCACCTCTGATGCACTTCAACTCGCTAGAGAAGCTGACCCTACCG GTTTTCGTACCATTGGTGTCATCACCAAG CTGGATATAATGGACAGGGGCACCGATGCCAGCAAATTTTTGCTCGGGAAAGTTGTTCCCCTTAAGCTTGGTTATATTGGTGTTGTCAACCGTTGTCAGGAG GACATTAATAAAAACCGTAGCATTGCTGCAGCACTTGCTTATGAGGATAAATTCTTCCGCAATAATCCA GTATATAGCAGTCTCTCTGATAGTTGCGGCATTCCCCAGTTAGCAAGGAAACTGAATCAG ATTCTGGAGCACCATATCAGGATTGTTCTCCCTGGTTTGAAGGCTGAGTTGAATTCTCAGATGAATGCTATCTATAAGGAACTACAAACTTATGGAAAAGTTATGGAATCCAAA ACAGATCTGGGAGCAACTTTGTTGAACATTTTGTCAAAATACTGTGAAG CTTTTACTGCCATGTTGGATGGAAAAAATCCAGAGATGTTAACTAAAGAATTGTCAGGTGGAGCCAGGATCCAGTACATTTTCCAGTCAATTTTTGTAAAGAGCTTGCAG GAAGTAGATCCCTGTGACGATGTAACTGATAATGATATTCGAACCGCCATTCAAAATGCATCTGGTACAAGAGATGCTTTGTTTGTGCCCGAG GTCCCATTTGAAGTTTTAGTTAAAAGAGAGATTGCACGCTTGCTAGACCCAAGCCTTCAGTGTCTTCGTTTTGTTTATGAGGAACTGGTTAAG ATTAGCCGCACTTGTGAGGTTACTGAGTTGCAAAGGTTTCCAGTATTGAGAATGCGTTTGGATGAAGTCATGGTAAACTTTTTGCGTGATGGTGCACAGCCTGCTGAGAGAATGATAGAAAATCTTATTGAGATGGAG GCAGATTATATAAACACTTCGCACCCAAATTTTTTAGGTGGGAACAGAGCTGCTGAGATTGCTATGCATGAGTTGAAATCACCACAG GGTGCCTTACAGGGAAGTCCTTCACAGCTGAATAACAATAAACCCGTATCTG GAGGTTCCACAAAGACTTGGCTTCCATTTTTTGGGAATCGGACATCATCTGAAGGCTCCCCGGATAGCAGATCTTTCGGTGATCAAAACCATTCACAATCGATGCCCTCTGTAATCCAATTGAGAGAG CCCCCATCCATCTTAAGGCCAATTGAAGTGACAGAGCATAAAGCAGTGGAAATTGTCATAACCAAATTACTCTTGCGGTCATATTATGACATTGTCAGAAAAAACATTCAAGATCTTGTTCCAAAAGCAATTATGCACTTTCTG GTCAATCTTACAAAACGGAGCCTTCATCGAACCTTCATTCAAAAGTTCTACAG AGAGAACCTGTTTGAAGAACTGTTGCAGGAGCATGATGCATTTGtattgaaaagaaaacatatCCAAGAATTGCTCCCAGTTTTGGAACAATCTTTGCAG ACACTGGAGAAAGTTGAATTTGATGTCTCATGCCGTACTTCTAGTTTTGGAACTGATGCTTCCACTGAACTTCCAAGAATTACAAGGATTTCACCACCCCATCAACAATACTTAACAACCAGTGGTGAGATGAGTCAATCTAGATACCATTCATCCTCCAGATCATTTGTTACCAACACTACAGCTTGA
- the LOC112168743 gene encoding dynamin-related protein 3A isoform X3, giving the protein MGEAGDSLPTKPTTSSVTIGSSLIPIINKMQDILAPVASGSELSKISLPQVAVVGSQSSGKSSVLEALVGRDFLPRGCDICTRRPLVLMLENRPPNPAQDAAQTEWGEFRHLPGKRFYDFTSIRREIQAETEREAGLNKGVSDKQIRLKITSPNVLNMTLVDLPGITKVPVGDQPSDIESRIRKMIMGHIRQENCIILAVTPANADLATSDALQLAREADPTGFRTIGVITKLDIMDRGTDASKFLLGKVVPLKLGYIGVVNRCQEDINKNRSIAAALAYEDKFFRNNPVYSSLSDSCGIPQLARKLNQILEHHIRIVLPGLKAELNSQMNAIYKELQTYGKVMESKTDLGATLLNILSKYCEAFTAMLDGKNPEMLTKELSGGARIQYIFQSIFVKSLQEVDPCDDVTDNDIRTAIQNASGTRDALFVPEVPFEVLVKREIARLLDPSLQCLRFVYEELVKISRTCEVTELQRFPVLRMRLDEVMVNFLRDGAQPAERMIENLIEMEADYINTSHPNFLGGNRAAEIAMHELKSPQYSDGLTSLKGALQGSPSQLNNNKPVSGGSTKTWLPFFGNRTSSEGSPDSRSFGDQNHSQSMPSVIQLREPPSILRPIEVTEHKAVEIVITKLLLRSYYDIVRKNIQDLVPKAIMHFLVNLTKRSLHRTFIQKFYRENLFEELLQEHDAFVLKRKHIQELLPVLEQSLQTLEKVEFDVSCRTSSFGTDASTELPRITRISPPHQQYLTTSGEMSQSRYHS; this is encoded by the exons ATGGGCGAGGCAGGGGACTCTCTTCCTACGAAGCCGACGACTAGTTCAGTGACGATCGGCTCGTCGCTGATTCCGATAATCAACAAGATGCAGGACATTCTGGCTCCCGTAGCCTCAGGCAGCGAATTGTCCAAGATTTCGCTGCCGCAAGTTGCTGTCGTGGGAAGCCAAAGCAGCGGTAAATCCAGCGTCCTCGAGGCCCTCGTCGGCCGTGACTTCCTCCCTCGCGGCTGCGATATTTGCACTCGTAGACCTCTCGTCTTGATGCTCGAGAATCGCCCGCCCAATCCCGCCCAAGATGCCGCCCAAACCGAGTGGGGCGAGTTTCGGCATTTGCCTGGAAAGCGCTTCTACGACTTCACCAGCATTCGCCGAGAGATTCAG GCTGAGACTGAAAGAGAGGCAGGATTGAACAAAGGAGTTTCGGATAAACAAATTCGGCTTAAGATTACCTCTCCGAATGTCCTTAATATGACTCTTGTTGATTTGCCTGGCATCACTAAGGTTCCTGTGGGAGATCAACCTAGTGACATAGAATCAAGGATCAGGAAGATGATAATGGGACATATTAGGCAAGAAAATTGCATTATATTGGCAGTTACTCCTGCCAACGCTGATTTAGCCACCTCTGATGCACTTCAACTCGCTAGAGAAGCTGACCCTACCG GTTTTCGTACCATTGGTGTCATCACCAAG CTGGATATAATGGACAGGGGCACCGATGCCAGCAAATTTTTGCTCGGGAAAGTTGTTCCCCTTAAGCTTGGTTATATTGGTGTTGTCAACCGTTGTCAGGAG GACATTAATAAAAACCGTAGCATTGCTGCAGCACTTGCTTATGAGGATAAATTCTTCCGCAATAATCCA GTATATAGCAGTCTCTCTGATAGTTGCGGCATTCCCCAGTTAGCAAGGAAACTGAATCAG ATTCTGGAGCACCATATCAGGATTGTTCTCCCTGGTTTGAAGGCTGAGTTGAATTCTCAGATGAATGCTATCTATAAGGAACTACAAACTTATGGAAAAGTTATGGAATCCAAA ACAGATCTGGGAGCAACTTTGTTGAACATTTTGTCAAAATACTGTGAAG CTTTTACTGCCATGTTGGATGGAAAAAATCCAGAGATGTTAACTAAAGAATTGTCAGGTGGAGCCAGGATCCAGTACATTTTCCAGTCAATTTTTGTAAAGAGCTTGCAG GAAGTAGATCCCTGTGACGATGTAACTGATAATGATATTCGAACCGCCATTCAAAATGCATCTGGTACAAGAGATGCTTTGTTTGTGCCCGAG GTCCCATTTGAAGTTTTAGTTAAAAGAGAGATTGCACGCTTGCTAGACCCAAGCCTTCAGTGTCTTCGTTTTGTTTATGAGGAACTGGTTAAG ATTAGCCGCACTTGTGAGGTTACTGAGTTGCAAAGGTTTCCAGTATTGAGAATGCGTTTGGATGAAGTCATGGTAAACTTTTTGCGTGATGGTGCACAGCCTGCTGAGAGAATGATAGAAAATCTTATTGAGATGGAG GCAGATTATATAAACACTTCGCACCCAAATTTTTTAGGTGGGAACAGAGCTGCTGAGATTGCTATGCATGAGTTGAAATCACCACAG TATTCAGATGGCCTGACTTCTTTGAAGGGTGCCTTACAGGGAAGTCCTTCACAGCTGAATAACAATAAACCCGTATCTG GAGGTTCCACAAAGACTTGGCTTCCATTTTTTGGGAATCGGACATCATCTGAAGGCTCCCCGGATAGCAGATCTTTCGGTGATCAAAACCATTCACAATCGATGCCCTCTGTAATCCAATTGAGAGAG CCCCCATCCATCTTAAGGCCAATTGAAGTGACAGAGCATAAAGCAGTGGAAATTGTCATAACCAAATTACTCTTGCGGTCATATTATGACATTGTCAGAAAAAACATTCAAGATCTTGTTCCAAAAGCAATTATGCACTTTCTG GTCAATCTTACAAAACGGAGCCTTCATCGAACCTTCATTCAAAAGTTCTACAG AGAGAACCTGTTTGAAGAACTGTTGCAGGAGCATGATGCATTTGtattgaaaagaaaacatatCCAAGAATTGCTCCCAGTTTTGGAACAATCTTTGCAG ACACTGGAGAAAGTTGAATTTGATGTCTCATGCCGTACTTCTAGTTTTGGAACTGATGCTTCCACTGAACTTCCAAGAATTACAAGGATTTCACCACCCCATCAACAATACTTAACAACCAGTGGTGAGATGAGTCAATCTAGATACCATTCAT AA